From the genome of uncultured Methanobacterium sp.:
GATAAAAAAAACCATTGTTGTTGGAAAGATGGTTTCAGATTCATGGTTTCAGATTCATGGTTTCAGATTCATGGTTTCAGATTCATGGTTTCAGATTCATGGTTGAGCAAATGGTTGAAAAGGTGTTAAATATGTTTTTGGGTATCCTGGAACATCTTCTTTGGGTTTGATTGAGGATATTAAAAAGAATAAAAAAATTAAATACATACAGGTAAAACAAGAACAAACTGCAGATTTATGGTTTCTGCTAATTGAAAATTGACTGGAAAAGTGGTTGAAAATGTGTTAATGTAATAAATATCCCTTATGAAAGATTATGATTTACAAGATTATGATTTAACCTATGGTGAATTATTGGGCTACTTTTGCAAAGATGAAGAATCAAGATAAAATCATTATTCCTTTCTTACCCTCTTCTAATTCATTTAATTGCATAAATAATCATTAATTCAGGGGTTAGATTTTTTCCATGAATTCTTCTATCCACCTTTTTTCGGCCTTCAAGTTACAAACAGATCTGGTGTAAATAGCTATAAAATTGCCAGGTATCCTATTTTTTTCCTGCGATTGTATGGAGCATTCTAATAATTGAATACGTTCTTCAATTGATTTTAAATAAAGTTCAAGACTTCCCATTATTTCTTCAGAGCTTAAAACATGTATGTTTGCAAGTCCCAGATCAAATGGATGAATTATATTACTTTCGCCTGATAAAAACGACTTTATTTTCCTTTTAAGGATAATTATGCCTTTATCAGTTATGTAATAGATTTTTTTAGGGGGTTCTTCTTCTGAATCTGAGGTCCTACTTTGCACCAGTTTTTTTTCTTCCAGTTCTTTTAAAATACGGGGTATGGATGAAAATTTTATATCTGCCCATCTATTCATTCCTCTTTTGGCCATGATCTCTGGTATTCGATGGGCGTAATGATGGTGTTCGTAGAGCACTCCCAGTACAGCAGCTTCAGGGTTGGAGATTTCGTTCATGTGTTTAATAGATATTTGTTCTTAATAAAATTGCAGATATTACAGATACTGGAAAACCTGTTTATTTGTGTTTTAAGTGAGTTATTTTGGGGCCCAAATTCACTAAATTGTGGTTATTAACCCGACAATTATCAATCTGGGTTATTTTTATTTAAAAAAAATACAGGGTTATTTATAACCCTGCTCTTTCAACAATCACATCTGCAACATTTTCAGCTGATTTGAAGGGGAAATCCTCTGCAGTTAGCACCTGCCCGGCATCACCTGCTTTCAGCTCAACATCCCCTGATTTACAAGTGGTTTCTGCCCCATCTGGAAATGAGGATAACAGTGCTTCTGGTGTTGTTATGGGGAAATCGGCTTCTGCCAGTGCTCCCACAATCTGTGTATGTATTTCTTCTTTAACTCCCATTTTTATCATCTCCATGTTTTAACTAATCCTAACTATAACTATAGTTAATTAGAGATATATACTAAACCGTCATTAAAATATACTAAGTGCACTTTTATACACAAATATAACCTTAAGGGTTATAAAGAAACCTTTATTATCTGCTTATTATCTATATAAAATACATGGAAAATGTGGATAAGGTGAGTAATTCTGGAATTTACAATACTCCTACTAAATTGGAGGCAATACACCAAGATATTAAACGGTTAATGGAACGATCCAACCAGGAATATCTAAATTTAATGATGGCAAATTTAAGGAAGGATTTTTTAGATTCATTAACTGCTTACATTGATGGTGATATTGAAAATGGTCTGGAAAAGGGGATGGTTGATCCATGCCCCATGAGAGACACCTGCAAATCAATATTCACTGATTTTTTAGAGGATAATTCAAAAAACATACGGCAGGGAAATATTTCCAATGAGGTTATCACTGGAAAAAGGGATGAATTGGGGAAAATACGAAAAAAGGCATCTTCTGATGATTGTGATATCTGTTTTAATGAAGTTAACTCTCTTTTTGAAAAACAGCTAAATCTAATAGGTTCTTTACAGATATACAATTCTAATGATGGAATAAAAACAGAAATATCGGTTATTAATGAGGAAGTAATTGTTAAAAGTGTACTCGAGCCTTTATCCAATAAAATGAGACTGCAGATACTTAAATCAATGGCCTCCAAGACCTATAGCTTTTCAGCACTTTCTGAATTAACCGGACTTCGCGGTGGTAACTTACTGTTCCACATCCAGAAACTCCTGGAAAGCGATCTCATCATTCAGCGACATGAAAGAGGGGACTACATGATCACCAAAAAGGGATTCAATGTAATGTCAATGCTCGCTGATTTTCAAAAATGTCTGGAAGATTGATAATAACTGGATGGTTAATCAACGCTTTGTTTTTTGATAAAAAGAGCACAGGGCAATAAATAACTGATTATTTATTAAAGATGATTATTTGTACTGTTCTTCGAATGTTATTTTAAATTCTGTTCCATTATCTCTGTTTAATTCAAGTTTACCATCAATCTGGCGGGTTAAATTATTCACTAACTGTAAACCAAGAGTGGATGTGTTTCGAAAGTCCAGATCCTCCGGGAATCCAACACCTGTGTCACTCACTGTAAGAACAAATATGTCTTTCTCTTTGTGGAAGTTTATAGTGATTTCTCCTTCTTTACCATCTATGAATCCGTGCTTCATGGAATTAGTCAGGAGTTCATTGACAATAAGGCCCAATGGAACGGTGGTATTGATATCCACCATTAAATTTTCCACATTCAAATTAAGCCTAACCTTACCTGGATCTGTTACATAGGTGTGGAAAAGGTCATTAGCCAGTGTTCGGATATAGTCACCGAAATCAATCCTTTTTAGATCGGTAGATTGGTACAATCGTTCATGAATAAGTGCCATGGATCTGGCACGGTTTTGACTTTCCCTGAAAATATCCAGAGCTTCTTTATCCTTGATATACTGGGACTGGAGGTTTAATAAGCTGGATATAACCATTAAATTATTCTTAACTCTATGGTGTATTTCTTTAAGAAGCATCTCTTTTTCTTCAAGAGATTCTTTCAATTTTTCTTCTGCCATTTTGTGCTCTGTAATATCTTGCACAGCCCCATAAACACGTGCACTGTGGCTTTCAGTTGCTGGGATAACTCTGATATGAATTGCCAAAAAACGTATCTCACCATCCCTGCGAATAATCCTGTTTTCAAAATTCGTGCCAAAAGTAGGTTCACCACTAGCAAAGGACTTTTTCATTCCCTCTGCAATGAATTGAGCTTCTTCAGGGTGTACATATTTTTTTATATACTGTTCTATGGACATGTGATAACCGCCTTCAATCTCTGCGGTTGTGTCCAGCATGGAATAAAATTTGTCATTAAATATGAACATCTGTTTATAGGGATCGAGTTCCCAGTTGGCCAAATGCGCTAAATCCATAGCATTTGACAGGCGGATTCGACTTAATTTAAGTGCTTCTTCTGCCTTTTTACGCTCAGTTATATCCCTTCCCATTATTAAAACCATTTTTTGGCCTTTGATTTCAATAAGGAATGAAGTTGTTTCAGCAGATATCACATTGCCATCTTTCTTTTTGATTTTAAATTCCAGTGGTTCCCCGTATTGGTCTTGCGCAAGTTTGGCCATGGCTTCTGCTACTTTAAGGCTTTCTTCTCCACTAACTAAATTTAACTCATTAACAGTTTTACCCAGAAACTCTCCCTTTTTATAACCTATAAATCCCTCTACAGCTTTGTTACCATCTAAAATTTTTCCTTCAAAGTTACTAATAAAATAGGGGTCTGGGGCATATTCAAATAATATTTTTAATCTTTTTTCATTCTCTTTTATGGTTTCTTCAGCTTTTTGTCTCTCCGCAACCTTCCAAACCCCATCCATCAAAAGTTCGAGTTGTAACACATCTGTTTCAGTGTAATCTGTATCTTTGTTGCCCACTGCTACCACAGCAACGATTTCATCACCACTGAAGATCGGGATTGTCATGAATTTGTAGAGTTGTGAATGGCCTTCAGGATAACCCTTCTTAAGGGGGTGGGGTGTTTGGAAGTCGTTTAAAATTATTGGTTTTCTTTGACGAACTGGTTCACCCCAGAGGCCTGTTTCATCCAAGTTAAAAACTTTGGGCAGGGGACTGATGCTGCAATCCTTCATAACTCCCTGAGACCATGTATTTAAGACAAATAGCTTTTTATCACTCTGATAGTGGGCAATATAACCTATTTTGCTTTCTGTTAACTGGATGGCCTCTTCAAGAGCATAATCAAAGAATTCTTCAACAGACTCGCCCCTATATTGAAGTATCCTGACCAAACTCTTCAATCTACTCTGATTTTTTTCAAGTTCTTCTTCATATTGTTTTATTTCAGTTAAATCATCGTAAACTGTAACTATATCTCCT
Proteins encoded in this window:
- a CDS encoding helix-turn-helix transcriptional regulator, with the protein product MNEISNPEAAVLGVLYEHHHYAHRIPEIMAKRGMNRWADIKFSSIPRILKELEEKKLVQSRTSDSEEEPPKKIYYITDKGIIILKRKIKSFLSGESNIIHPFDLGLANIHVLSSEEIMGSLELYLKSIEERIQLLECSIQSQEKNRIPGNFIAIYTRSVCNLKAEKRWIEEFMEKI
- a CDS encoding MTH865 family protein, translating into MGVKEEIHTQIVGALAEADFPITTPEALLSSFPDGAETTCKSGDVELKAGDAGQVLTAEDFPFKSAENVADVIVERAGL
- a CDS encoding winged helix-turn-helix domain-containing protein, whose protein sequence is MSNSGIYNTPTKLEAIHQDIKRLMERSNQEYLNLMMANLRKDFLDSLTAYIDGDIENGLEKGMVDPCPMRDTCKSIFTDFLEDNSKNIRQGNISNEVITGKRDELGKIRKKASSDDCDICFNEVNSLFEKQLNLIGSLQIYNSNDGIKTEISVINEEVIVKSVLEPLSNKMRLQILKSMASKTYSFSALSELTGLRGGNLLFHIQKLLESDLIIQRHERGDYMITKKGFNVMSMLADFQKCLED